From Pleurocapsa sp. PCC 7319:
CATCTACAGCTCATGAACATCATCATCATCACGAATCAGAACATACCCCAGACAATCGGGTTGCTGTGTTGTTGATGGGTTATGGTGAAGTAGAAAGCTACGAAGATTTTGCCAACTACAATGAACAAGCTTTAAATCTTTTGACAGCTAAATTTGCTCCCGTACCCACCTGGATTTATCCAGCGATCGCCAAATTATTAGCGATTTTTGATCTACATGAATGGAGTCATCAACATAATAATTTCATTTCTCCCCATAACTCTATCTTTGAAGAGCAAAGAGCAGGAATTGAGAAGGAGTTACAAGCAACGTGGGGAGACAAGGTTAAAGTATTCAAGGCATTTAACTTTTGCGCTCCCCATCTACCTGAACAAGTATTAGAGGAGATAAAATCTCAAGGTTTTGACAAAATTCTGATCTATCCCTTGCTAGTGGTTGATTCTATCTTTACTAGTGGAATTGCTGTCGAACAAGTTAATAAAGCTTTAGCTAAACAAGCAGAAGGAGATTCCCACTGGTTAAAGAGTACCCGTTATATTCCTTCTTTCTTTAATAAGCCAGACTATATTAAATTACTGGCTCAAATGGTAGAAGAAAAAATCGAAGCGGAATTAGCTCAAGGACATTTAGCCTCTCAAATCGGCATCATCTTAATGAATCATGGTTGTCCTCATAAAGCCAAAGGATTTACTTCGGGAATAGATGAAAGTCAGGCTTTATACGAGTTGGTCAGAGAAGAGTTGATTGATAAATATCCCCTAATTTCTGTTGGTTGGCTAAATCATGATACTCCTCTGATTGAATGGACACAGCCCAATGTGAAATTGGCAGCCCAAAACTTAATTGATTTAGGTGCTACATCGGTAATTATGATGCCCATTGGCTTTGCTACCGAAAATCATGAAACTTTACTGGATGTCGATCACATTATTCATCATCTACAACACAAGAATTCTGAAGTAACTTTTATTCGGATGCCCTGTGTGAATGATCGCCCTGAATTTATGCACATGGTTGCAGAATGGGCACATCCACAAATTGAGGCTCTGTTAGAGGAATCTGGTGTAGCGGTTAATCCTCAACTAGCTAAAACTCAAGCTGCCCATAGCCATTCTCATCATCACCATCATTAAATTTGCTTTAATTTACTTTTCAAAAGCGCAATTATAAAGAGTAATCAATTAGCGGTGGATTTATATTACCGCTAATTCTATGTTGATTAAAAAGCTCATGAGGATTATGAGAATGGTGTAAACACTCCGAGAAAATTAACTTTTGTTAATGGAGTTGTTAAGCAGTATTTCAACTTTAGCTCAATAAGGCGATCGCTTAAAAATAAGACAAGGCAACATGATACTATCCTTTCCAGGTGGGCATCATGAAGGTGAACCTCCTAGATGAGTCACTTTTGTCCTCAGCTTCAAAAAAAGGTATTTAATATAGTCAGTAGGAGAAAAACTTTGGGATTAAGAGTAGCTGTTGTAGGTTCTGGACCAGCAGGTTCATCAGCCGCAGAAGTTTTAGCCAAAGCAGGTATTGAAACTTATTTATTTGAGCGCAAACTAGATAACGCTAAACCTTGTGGTGGTGCAATTCCCCTTTGCATGGTAGATGAATTTGACCTGCCTCAAAAAATCATTGATCGTCAAGTCAGAAAAATGAAGATGATTTCGCCATCTAATATAGAGGTGAATATTGGCGAGACACTTAAAAATGGTGAATATATTGGTATGTGTCGTCGAGAAGTCTTAGATGGCTTTCTACGTAATCGTGCTGCTGAGCTAGGTGCTAACTTGATCAACGGTACTGTATATCAGCTTGATATTCCCGATAATGATCGCGATCCTTATACCCTTCACTATGCCGACCATTCTAATGGAGCTGTCAAAGGGGAAATGAAAACCCTGAAGGTAGATCTTGTGATTGGTGCTGATGGTGCTAACTCTAGAATTGCCAAAGCTATCGATGCTGGTGATTACAATTACGCGATCGCTTTCCAAGAAAGAATCCGTTTGCCAGAAGACAAAATGGCATATTACGAAGATTTAGCGGAAATGTATGTCGGTGATGACGTTTCCACGGATTTTTATGCTTGGGTGTTCCCTAAATACGATCACGTAGCGGTTGGTACGGGAACTATGAAAGTTAACCAAGCCGATATCAAAAAATTACAGGCTGGTATCCGTAAGCGTGCTGCTAAGAGACTAGAAGGTGGCGAAATCATCAAAGTCGAAGCACATCCCATCCCCGAACACCCCCGTCCTCGACCAATTCGTGGCAGAGTGGCTCTAGTTGGTGATGCTCTCGGAACTGTAACCAAGTCCTCTGGTGAAGGTATCTATTTTGCAGCTAAATCTGGTCGTATGTGTGCGGAGTTAATTGTTGAACGTTCTCAAAATGGACAAAAAGTCCCCACAGAAAAAGACCTTAAAGACTTCCTCAAACTTTGGAACAAGGAATACGGTGCAACTTATCTAGTACTCGATATTTTACAACGAGTCTTCTACCGTAGTGATGCTACTCGCGAAGCATTTGTGGAAATGTGCGCCGACATCGACGTACAAAAAATGACTTTTGATAGCTATCTCTACAAAACTGTAGTTCCTGCTAATCCTTTAGTTCAAATGAAAATTACTGCTAAAACTATTGGCAGTTTGATTAGAGGTAATGCTCTGGCACCTTAAGTAATTACTGATTACTGATTACTAATTAATTTAGAAAGCATCAGATTTTTATTCTGGTGCTTTTTTTTACTAAAGTAGCTTAACCTTGCTAAAATGGTACGATATACGGTACGCAAAAGAATTGATCTTAATGAAACCATTTACTGTTAGGGAAGCGAGAGATAATTTATATCGTTTAATTGATGAAATAGCCGAAAGCCATCAACCGATTACAATTAAAGGAAAGCGTAACGATGCAGTATTGGTATCCAGAGAAGATTGGGAAGCGATCGCCGAGACTATTTATCTTAATAGCATTCCAGGAATGTTGGAATCGATTAAAGCAGCAGCAGCAGAGCCTTTATCGGAAGGAACACCGTTAGAGGAACTTGATTGGTAATGAAGTGGCAAGTTATATTGTCCAAACAAGCAAAGAAAGATGCCAAAAAGATAGCGTCTAGTGGATTGAAACCCCAAGCACAAGCATTGCTAGAGATTTTACAGAATAATCCTGACCAACCACCCTACGAAAAATTAGTGGGAAATTTAGCGCGATTTTATTCCTGCCGCATTAATATTCAGCATCGACTGGTATATGAAATACTAGAACAAGAAAGAATTGTTAGAGTTCTCAGGATGTGGAGTCATTACGAGTGACATATAGCCGTACAAAGTTACGTTAGGACAAGCTTATTTGATTGCTCGTAAGTAATGAGTAACGAGTAATGAGTGTCCTAATCAAAGTTCGTATTGCTATAGCTCTGGCTTAGAGGTTTAGAGTTGACTTCACTCTTAAATTGCCTTAACCCGAACTGAGGTTAATACAGGAATTTGCGGATTAGAAAATTAACTTCAAAGTTACATCTATGAACGCAAGTTTTTATAAGTACTCTTTAACGTTTCCCCAGTTTTGTCAGTTAATCGAGTCATAGCTAACTAATTACAAAAACAAAAAAAGACGAGTATCAAATACCCGTCCAAGTTTAAGCAATTTATACAGCTTTAATTTCGAGAAGACATCCTCAAAAGAATTCTGACAATGTAATAGAATAACAACGCAACGGAAGCAAATAACTCTAAAGAAGCTGCTACATATTGGTGAGGTGCATATCGGTGAATAATATTAGATGTACTGTAGAGAATTGCTGCGGAGGCAAAAACTACCATCACCACAGAAAAAAGCAGTCCTAAAGAAAAGCCAAACAAGATACTACAGACAATTAAACCGAGTGCAATAAAACTGCCGATTCTGAGGATGCTACCCAAGAACGAAAAATCTTTGCGGGTGGTAAATGCCACAGTTGTTAAACCACCAAATAGTAGCAAGGTCAGAATAGTAGCAGTGGGAATTACATTAGCATCGCCAGCATAATAAGTGGCAATATAAAGCAATGGTGCAAAAATTAGTGCTTCGCCGACGACATACAGTCCTAATCCTGCATACTGAGTTTCAACTGAATCAGCTTTGGCGACTAATCCTCTGGACATCCAACCTAATAAGGAAAAACCACCAAGAATGGCAAACCAAGCAAAGCGACTACCAGCAACGAAGTTAAAGAGAATTTCGGCGATTCCGGTTTGAAATAAAATAAACTCAACTAAGATAAATGCACCGACTGCACCTGCTAAATGAGTATAAGTTTGTCTAATAAATTTAGCGCGATCGCTAGGACGCGCTTGAGCAACACTAACCATAAGTTTAATTTCAATAAATTTTAATTTTTAAGTCGAAAATTTTTGGCAAAAACTATTTATATTCTAACTAATAGAAATGAATATGAAATGTACTCATATTTAGCGATTTATTGATTAATAATTAATAACTATTCTTGAGGAAAACGATCCCATAAATCTGTCCCTTGTCTGATGCTTTGATGATCGCCATTGCCTAATATCAGATGATCTAATAAAGGAATATCTAAAAATTGCGAACCCTGTAATAATTGCTCAGTTAAATAAATATCCTCTGGAGAAGGTTCTAAATTACCAGATGGATGATTATGAGCAATTATCAATTTAGTTGCCCCCTGACGCACCGTTTCCCGAAAAATTTCACGAGGATGAATTAAGGTTTCTGTTGTTGTACCTATAGTAAGAATTTTAGTGGCTATTAAACGATTTTTAACGTCTAACATAAGCACTGCAAAATGTTCTTGATTTTGCCACATCAAGTCGTTACTTAAGACCGCAGCACCAGCAGCAGGACTATCCACGACAACTCGTTCATTGGGGCGAAATTGAAAAGTACGTTTGCCTAATTCCACTGCTGCAATTATGGTCGCAGCTTTTGCTGGTCCAATTCCTGGAATTTTCATCAATTCACAGGGGTGAATATCCCTCAAGACATCTAATGGCGATCGCTTATATTTACTCAATTCTTGTAGTATGCATTGGGCTAATCCAATAGCTGATAATTTTCCTCTCGTCTGCCCTGTACTGATTAAAATTGCAATCAGTTCTGCTTCTGAAAGATTCTTTGCCCCCGTAACCATTAACCTTTCGCGAGGACGTTCGCTAACAGGGAGGTCAGCAATTCTCAGACTATAAGTCATAATAAAAACTTTCAAATAAAAGCCAGTTTGTATTACAAATATAACTTAAAGTATGGTGATTGTAGGATTGCTAATCTAACTGAATAGGCTGAGGGTTCCCACCCTTCACTGAAGGTTAGTTCACTCTTTAATTAATTCCACTGCATCTCGACCATCAAGAACATTAAGATAGACCTTGACCTTTTCATCTGAGGCTGTGGGTAATTTCTTGCCTACAAAATCGGGCTGGATAGGCAGCTCACGATGTCCTCGATCTACCATGACTGCTAATCTAATAATTTGAGGTCTGCCATATTCAGTAATGGCATTGAGCGCAGCACGGATGGTGCGACCTTTATAAATAACATCATCTACCAACACAACAGTTTTACCTGTCAAATCTACAGGGATTTTCGCTTTGGCAGGAATCCGCGTACGAATTTTATCTAGATCATCTCGATAAAAAGTAACATCGATCGCCCCTACAGCAATTGAAATATCTTCTAATATTTCAATCTGTCTAGCCAATAAATGAGCTAGTGGGACACCTTTGGTATGAATCCCTAATAAAATCGTCTCAGATAAATTTCCTGATTTTTCAACAATCTGGGAAGCCATACGATTGATGGTACGGCGAATTTCTTCAGCCGAGAGAATAGTTACTACTTTGGCTGGCATTTATTACCCTGAGCAATGAACACTTGCTATTGTATTTATGGGTTAATTATATAGCTCATTTGTTGGCAAGTTGTGGAATGTATGGTTGATCAGATAAAGCAGGTAGTGATTAATTCGCCTTTAGATATGCATCTGCATTTTCGTGAAGGAAGGATGGCGCAGACAGTGATTCCCCTGAGTTCATATTCTTTTGCAGGGGGAGTGGTAATGCCGAATTTAGTGCCAGCGGTAAATAATCTCAAGCGTTTAACAGGATATATTCAAGAAATTAAATCGATCATTGACAAGGATATCTTTGAGCCTTATATGACGGTTTTTTTTAAGCACTATAGCTATCAAGAGCTAGAACAGCTTAAACCATATATTTTAGGCGTAAAACTTTATCCTGCGGGGGTAACTACAAATAGTGAAGAAGGTGTAGCAGCAATTAATAAAGCAGAAACTACTATTAAATATTTAGAGGAATTAGAAATTCCATTAATGATACATGGAGAAACTCATGGCTTTGTCTTAGATCGAGAAAAAATGTTTCTTCCCATTTTTGAGCATCTTGCCCAAACATTTCCACGGTTGAAAATTATCATGGAGCATATCACAACTGCTGATGCAGTGTCTTTGTTAAATGAATACGAAAATATTTATGCTACTGTTACGTTGCATCATCTATTAATTACTTTAGATGATGTGGCAGGGGGCTTACTTAGACCTCACCTGTTTTGTAAGCCGATTGCTAAACGTCCTGAAGATCGGGAAGCTTTAGTTAAAGCTGCCATTAATGCTCATCCTAAACTGATGTTTGGAAGTGATTCTGCGCCACATCCACTTGATAAAAAGGAAGCTTGTGGTTGTGCAGCAGGTATATTTACGGCTCCTATTGCCCTACAGGCTTTAGTGGATCTATTTGAACAACATAATGCACTTCACAATCTCCAGGCATTTGTCTCTGACAATGCTCAAAGTATCTACAGAATTATCCCACCTCAAAAATCTGTAACTCTCGAACGTATACCAGACAAAGTTCCCAATATGTATGATGATGTAGTGCCAATGTTTGCCAATCAAGAACTTAGTTGGTCGATTACTCAAGTTAAATAACTTATGCTGTTAATATTTCTCGGTAGTCCCTACAAAATAGTGGAGATACGAAAAATCAATAGTTTAAGATCTTTTGAGACTCTTCCAGTTGCATGAATTGCAACGAATCTACTTAGTTTCAGCCAAAAATTGCACAATAAAATTAAAGGGCTTGCAATGACCTCCACTGCTCTGTAGGGACTAGCTGCATTTGTTACCCAAAATACCCCGTTTTTGAACGACGCCTTTTTCCCGATCTTTCCGAGAGCATGCTGGTTTCGGTCAATCTGCTGGAATCCAAACCTGAAACTGGTGAAGCAGTAGTCATGATTTTGGTTCGACTTTGAGACTTCCA
This genomic window contains:
- a CDS encoding ferrochelatase; this translates as MVTISHQSPSTAHEHHHHHESEHTPDNRVAVLLMGYGEVESYEDFANYNEQALNLLTAKFAPVPTWIYPAIAKLLAIFDLHEWSHQHNNFISPHNSIFEEQRAGIEKELQATWGDKVKVFKAFNFCAPHLPEQVLEEIKSQGFDKILIYPLLVVDSIFTSGIAVEQVNKALAKQAEGDSHWLKSTRYIPSFFNKPDYIKLLAQMVEEKIEAELAQGHLASQIGIILMNHGCPHKAKGFTSGIDESQALYELVREELIDKYPLISVGWLNHDTPLIEWTQPNVKLAAQNLIDLGATSVIMMPIGFATENHETLLDVDHIIHHLQHKNSEVTFIRMPCVNDRPEFMHMVAEWAHPQIEALLEESGVAVNPQLAKTQAAHSHSHHHHH
- the chlP gene encoding geranylgeranyl reductase, with product MGLRVAVVGSGPAGSSAAEVLAKAGIETYLFERKLDNAKPCGGAIPLCMVDEFDLPQKIIDRQVRKMKMISPSNIEVNIGETLKNGEYIGMCRREVLDGFLRNRAAELGANLINGTVYQLDIPDNDRDPYTLHYADHSNGAVKGEMKTLKVDLVIGADGANSRIAKAIDAGDYNYAIAFQERIRLPEDKMAYYEDLAEMYVGDDVSTDFYAWVFPKYDHVAVGTGTMKVNQADIKKLQAGIRKRAAKRLEGGEIIKVEAHPIPEHPRPRPIRGRVALVGDALGTVTKSSGEGIYFAAKSGRMCAELIVERSQNGQKVPTEKDLKDFLKLWNKEYGATYLVLDILQRVFYRSDATREAFVEMCADIDVQKMTFDSYLYKTVVPANPLVQMKITAKTIGSLIRGNALAP
- a CDS encoding type II toxin-antitoxin system Phd/YefM family antitoxin, with the protein product MKPFTVREARDNLYRLIDEIAESHQPITIKGKRNDAVLVSREDWEAIAETIYLNSIPGMLESIKAAAAEPLSEGTPLEELDW
- a CDS encoding Txe/YoeB family addiction module toxin, with the translated sequence MKWQVILSKQAKKDAKKIASSGLKPQAQALLEILQNNPDQPPYEKLVGNLARFYSCRINIQHRLVYEILEQERIVRVLRMWSHYE
- a CDS encoding Bax inhibitor-1 family protein, which gives rise to MVSVAQARPSDRAKFIRQTYTHLAGAVGAFILVEFILFQTGIAEILFNFVAGSRFAWFAILGGFSLLGWMSRGLVAKADSVETQYAGLGLYVVGEALIFAPLLYIATYYAGDANVIPTATILTLLLFGGLTTVAFTTRKDFSFLGSILRIGSFIALGLIVCSILFGFSLGLLFSVVMVVFASAAILYSTSNIIHRYAPHQYVAASLELFASVALLFYYIVRILLRMSSRN
- the radC gene encoding DNA repair protein RadC — protein: MTYSLRIADLPVSERPRERLMVTGAKNLSEAELIAILISTGQTRGKLSAIGLAQCILQELSKYKRSPLDVLRDIHPCELMKIPGIGPAKAATIIAAVELGKRTFQFRPNERVVVDSPAAGAAVLSNDLMWQNQEHFAVLMLDVKNRLIATKILTIGTTTETLIHPREIFRETVRQGATKLIIAHNHPSGNLEPSPEDIYLTEQLLQGSQFLDIPLLDHLILGNGDHQSIRQGTDLWDRFPQE
- the pyrR gene encoding bifunctional pyr operon transcriptional regulator/uracil phosphoribosyltransferase PyrR, which codes for MPAKVVTILSAEEIRRTINRMASQIVEKSGNLSETILLGIHTKGVPLAHLLARQIEILEDISIAVGAIDVTFYRDDLDKIRTRIPAKAKIPVDLTGKTVVLVDDVIYKGRTIRAALNAITEYGRPQIIRLAVMVDRGHRELPIQPDFVGKKLPTASDEKVKVYLNVLDGRDAVELIKE
- the pyrC gene encoding dihydroorotase, translated to MVDQIKQVVINSPLDMHLHFREGRMAQTVIPLSSYSFAGGVVMPNLVPAVNNLKRLTGYIQEIKSIIDKDIFEPYMTVFFKHYSYQELEQLKPYILGVKLYPAGVTTNSEEGVAAINKAETTIKYLEELEIPLMIHGETHGFVLDREKMFLPIFEHLAQTFPRLKIIMEHITTADAVSLLNEYENIYATVTLHHLLITLDDVAGGLLRPHLFCKPIAKRPEDREALVKAAINAHPKLMFGSDSAPHPLDKKEACGCAAGIFTAPIALQALVDLFEQHNALHNLQAFVSDNAQSIYRIIPPQKSVTLERIPDKVPNMYDDVVPMFANQELSWSITQVK